The Homo sapiens chromosome 10, GRCh38.p14 Primary Assembly sequence TGAGGCTCACCACAGAACTGAGCCTGGGCCAGCTCAGGACAGACTGAGCCTTCATCTCCTTGTTTGCAGAGACATACCATGATTTTAGTCCTCGGGAAACGGGAGGTGCTGAGCACTGGTGTTAGCAGTGATTTACGAGTCCTTTTTCTGAGAGGCTTTCATCCTTCCTTCCCCTAAATAACACCCACTTTTCAAAATTCTCCAGTGTTTCAGTGATGCTTATGGGGCTGGGTCAAGAAGTACTTTCCTGTATCCTTTCCCCATGCCTCTCTTTGGGGTGTACACCTACTCCATGCCCATCCTTTCCCAGTAGCCCCTCAGCAGCCTCCTGCCCCTTGTTCCCACAGGCGCCGGGAACTGTGTACGCAGCTGCGGCAGTGGCAACTGAAGGTGATTGAGAACGTCAAGCGGGGCCAACACAAGAAGACGCTGGAGCGGCTCTTCCCCGGCTTCCGGCCAGCGGTGGAGGCCTGCTACTTCAACTGGGAAGAGGCCTACCCACTTCCTGGTGTCACCTACAGCGGCACTGACAGGAAgctggcactgtgctgggcccgGGCCCTGCCCTCTCGGCCAGGTGCCTCCCGCTCTGGGGGCCTGGAGGAATCCCGGGACCGGCCCCGACCCCTTCCTACTGAGCCAGCTGTGCGGCCCAAGGAGCCTGGGACCAAGCGAAAGGGCTTGGGTGAGGGGGTCCCCTCATCACAGCGGGGTCCCCGCCGCCTCTCAGCTGAAGGGGGAGATAAAGCTCTACATAAGATGGGTCCAGGTGGGGGCAAAGCCAAGGCACTGGGTGGGGCTGGCAGTGGGAGCAAGGGCTCAGCAGGTGGCGGAAGCAAGCGACGGCTGAGCAGCGAAGACAGCTCCCTGGAGCCAGACCTGGCCGAGatgagcctggatgacagcagcCTGGCCCTGGGCGCAGAGGCCAGCACCTTCGGGGGATTCCCTGAGAGCCCTCCACCCTGTCCTCTCCACGGTGGCTCCCGAGGCCCTTCCACTTTCCTTCCTGAGCCCCCAGATACTTATGAAGAAGATGGTGGTGTGTACTTCTCGGAAGGGCCTGAGCCTCCCACAGCCTCTGTTGGCCCCCCTGGCCTACTGCCTGGGGATGTCTGTACCCAGGACGACCTCCCTTCTACAGATGAGAGTGGCAATGGGCTTCCCAAAACCAAAGAGGCAGCCCCTGCAGTTGGAGAGGAGGATGATGACTACCAGGCGTACTATCTGAATGCCCAGGATGGGGCTGGGGGCGAGGAAGAGAAGGCCGAGGGCGGGGCTGGGGAGGAGCACGACCTGTTTGCTGGGCTGAAGCCACTGGAACAGGAGAGTCGCATGGAGGTGaggggatggaaggagggagggctgGGTGCTCCTTAGCCACAACTGGGAGGGGCTATCTAGCTCTAGTTGGGAGTGTCAGGACCATCAGCAGGATTGTGAGAACCCTGTTGCAGGCGCcgaactggtctccctgctttcaGTCTACTCACTTTTCTGCTTCCACGAGATTTTCCTGAAATGTGATGGTGTCACTCtgctgcttaaaacccttcaatggGTTCCTGTTGCCCTTATGATAAAATGAAAGTGGTTGGCATGACCTGTGAGGGTCCACTTGATCTGGTCTTTGCCTGCTTTGCCAGCCTCACTTGGCTGCTCTGTCCTTTGCACTCCAGTCAGCTGAATCACTCATGTATCTgccatgctctctctcttgcctccaGGATTTTGGACAGATTGAcctttctgcctggaatgctcttccccattAGCCCGTGTTTCTCCTTCAGGTCTCAGGGATCTTAAAGATCACTTCCTCTAGGGAGTCTCTCTGATACTGTCCCTGTGCCCCAAGATATCCCACCTGCTTCCCCTTGACCTTTCCCTGTAATAGCTGGCATCACGGTggcatgtgtgtttatgtgtctgtctttctAACCAGAGCTCCTATGGAgcggcacagggcctggcatgtaGCAAGTGTTCAAGGAATGTTGGCTGCATGAGTGAGCATGATGTCCTGCTCCTGGAAGTTGGGACTTTAACCTGTCTGGTCCCATGTCCTCCTTCCAGGTACTGTTTGCCTGTGCTGAGGCCCTGCATGCGCATGGCTATAGCAGTGAGGCCTCCCGTCTCACTGTGGAGCTTGCCCAGGATCTGCTAGCCAACCCACCCGACCTCAAGGTAGAGCCGCCCCCTGCCAAGGTGAGAGACCCCCTTCCTCtaccttcccctcccccacttaCCCCCAACCTGCTCCCATGCCCCACCCCAAGTGAGAGCATCCTTCTACCTCCACCAAGGTAAGTCAGAATCATCTGCCTGTCTCCTGTGTTTCTTCCCTTTCTAGGGCAAGAAGAACAAGGTATCCACGAGCCGTCAGACCTGGGTGGCTACCAACACCCTGAGCAAGGCGGCCTTCCTGTTGACAGTGCTAAGTGAGCGTCCAGAGCACCACAACCTGGCCTTCCGAGTTGGCATGTTTGCCTTGGAGCTACAGAGGCCTCCAGCTTCTACCAAGGCCTTGGAGGTCAGAGGCTCCATCTCAGCCTTGTATTTCAGTCTCTTTAGAGCCTTGCACCTTGATCTCTATTGACACACCAGAGGTCTGAGCTCCTTCCTGTGCCCTCAGGTGAAGCTGGCAtaccaggagtctgaggtggctGCCCTGCTCAAGAAGATCCCTCTGGGTCCAAGTGAGATGAGTACCATGCGGTGCCGGGCAGAGGAACTTCGGGAGGGGACACTCTGTGACTATCGGCCTGTGTTGCCTCTCATGCTGGCCAGTTTCATCTTTGACGTTCTCTGTGCTCCAGGTATGATGCCTGACCCTACAGTAAGTGGGGAACTGGGGTAGGGGTAGCTTTCTCTAAGAAAGACCAAGAGCCCCAAGTTTCTGAATCACCTTTAGGACCCATCAGGCAGCTTCATGGGTAGGTCTGTGATGATGAGGATTTTGGGTTCCCCTGTATTTTTTCCCATGCATGATACTTCTGTCTGCCTGACTTACCCCAACTTTTATACAGTGGTTTCTCCCACAGGTTCCCGGCCCCCAAGTCGCAACTGGAACAGCGAGACACCTGGGGATGAGGAGCTTGGATTTGAAGCAGCAGTTGCTGCCTTGGGTGAGTCTTGAGCATATCAACGAGCTAAGCCTGGTTCAGGTCTTGAAGGACATGAGACCTGTGCCTTGTTGTGAAGGGCTGTATGGTAATGGGAAGGTCAGGATGACATGTGTGAGCCAACTAGTGCCTGTAAGACAGGAATTCAGGGCAAAAATGTGTGCtatatggctgggcgtggtggcccatgcttgtaatcgcagcgctttgggaggctgaagcaggaggattgtttgagctcaggagttcatgaccagcctgggcaacctagcaagacctcatctctacttaaaaaaaaaaaaaaaaaaaaaaaaaaaattagccaggtgtggtggcacatgccttgtgctgccagctactccagaggctgaagtgggagaattgctttagcctggagattgaggctgcagtgaactgtgattgcaccactgccctctagcctgggcaacagagtgaaaccttgtctcaaacaaagaaaaaaaaaattgtgtgctATGGGTATTGGGTATTGTAAGGgcagcaaaacaaaaatctagaGAAAGGCCTAAGGGAAGTGGTAGAATATGGAATGTGGGTTAAAAGATCAGTAGGTCCTAAACCAGCGAACACCATGAGTAAATACACAACGCAATCAAGTTTTCATGAGAATGAGGAGGCCAGCTTCCCTAAAATGATAAGTACATGCTGGGTAAGCAGATTGGACCTGGTTATGAAGGTTTTGAAAAGCACACCAGAGCTTAGGCTGGATATAATAGTCAACGAAGACTTCTATAGGTGATGTGGGTTGGACCAAGGGAACCCCTTACTTCATATGCTGATGGCTTGGGAACCCTGGCCTCTTACCTTTGCTGTCTTGGGAATTATGACTACTCTCAATCCCCATAAGGTCCTCTTTCTCGCAGGCATGAAGACAACAGTGAGCGAGGCAGAACATCCCCTCTTATGTGAAGGCACACGTCGGGAGAAGGGTGACCTGGCATTAGCACTAATGATCACTTACAAGGACGACCAGGCCAAGCTTAAGAAGGTAAGAgactggggctgggtgcggtggctcatgcctgtaatcccagcagtttgggaggcagaggcgggcagatggcttgagcccaggagtttgagacaagcctgggcaacatggcgaaaccccgtctctaccaaaaaatacaaaaaattagcagctgggtgtggtggcacatgcctgtagtcccagctactcgggaggctgaggtgggaggattgcttgaacccagtaggcagaggttgcaatgagctgggttcacgccactgcactccagcctgggtgacagagcaagaccctgtttcaaaaaaaaaaaaaaaaaaaaaaggcaaggtaCTGGGGCCTttgacaggcagagaaagagagcacATTTTACTACCTTTCTCAGGGAGTTTCCAGTACAATGAGAAAAGTgctattttaggctgggtgcagtggctcatgcctgtaatctcagcactttgggaagcagaggcgggaggatcgtttgagaccaacctggccaacatagtgagaccctgtctctacaaaaaattagaaaattagccgggcatggtggcgcgcgcctgtagtcccagctactcgggaggctgaggtgggagaattgcttgagcccaggagtttgaggctacagtgagctataatcataccactgcactccagcctgggcaacagagcgagaccctgtctcttaaaaaaaaaagaagaagaagaaaaaaagaaaagtgctcTTCTGCCCATAGGAGGTAAGTAGGGAATCTTGGGGACATCTCATAAAGAATAAGAGAAGACCAATGGTTCTTATAGGAGTGCTTGGGCATGGGGTGGAAGAAGAGAAGCAGAGGGCATaaagtcattcattcacttatttcagtatttattgaCTATCAGTATATTCTGCCCTGTGGTGTTAATGGAGGATACCAAGATATGTTGGGGTTAAATAAGTTACAAAAAGACATGTAAACCAGGAGGTCATCCTGTGGTTGTAAGTGGGGAAGGCTCCCTGAGGATGTAGCAATTGGCTGTTTCAAGGAGAAAGGAAGGTAATAGAAGTCAGGAGCTAAAGGGCATCCTGTCACTGCTTCTCTGGAGGTCACTGCTTCTGTCTTCCAGATCTTAGACAAACTCTTGGACCGAGAGAGCCAGACACATAAGCCACAGACGCTGAGTTCTTTCTACTCATCTAGCCGCCCAACCACAGCCAGCCAGAGGTCTCCTTCAAAGCACGGGGGCCCATCTGCCCCAGGGGCCCTGCAACCACTGACCTCAGGCTCTGCAGGGCCTGCTCAACCAGGGAGTGTggcaggggctgggccaggcccCACTGAGGGCTTCACAGAGAAGAATGTGCCTGGTGAGGTGGGGGCACTGGGCAGGGGGGATGAATGGTGTGGACCTATGTTGAGGTCCCCTTTCCTGGGCTCATCCCAGCGTCCTGTTTTCCTCACCTAGAGAGTTCCCCACATTCCCCCTGTGAGGGTCTTCCATCTGAGGCAGCTTTGACCCCAAGGCCAGAAGGGAAGGTTCCTAGCCGCTTGGCACTTGGCAGTCGTGGAGGCTATAATGGACGGGGATGGGGGTCCCCAGGACGGCCTAAGAAGAAGCACACAGGTAGGATAGCCTGTGGGCTAGCATAGAGGGAAGGATAATCCTGAAGGTTGGAGTCTTAACATCTGGGACTCCTGACTTCTGAGACTGACTTCTCTTGGGGGTTAGGCATGGCCAGCATTGACAGCAGTGCCCCTGAAACAACATCGGATAGTTCCCCCACCTTAAGCCGGAGACCACTTCGAGGGGGCTGGgcccccacctcctggggtcGAGGTCAGGACAGTGACAGCATTAGCAGCTCTTCTTCGGACTCCCTGGGCTCCTCATCCTCCAGTGGAAGTCGCCGGGCCAGTGCCAGTGGAGGAGCCCGGGCGAAGACTGTTGAAGTTGGCAGGTCAGTGGGAAGAACTCCCCATCTTCCCTGATCTGGCCCACCCTCAGAGCCACACCCCTAGTGCAATCCAACCATTGTCTCCCAGCATCCTCACTTTCCCTGGTCCTTCCCAACCTACCCGGATGCCCATTTCAAAGAAACCCCAACCCCCGTCCCTACCCCATTGCCCCTTCAGGTACAAGGGCCGCCGCCCCGAGAGTCATGCCCCTCATGTACCCAATCAGCCATCAGAGGCAGCTGCACACTTCTACTTCGAGCTGGCGAAGACAGTGCTGATCAAGGCAGGGGGCAACAGCAGCACTTCCATTTTCACACATCCATCTTCCTCAGGGGGCCACCAGGGTCCTCACCGCAACCTGCACCTTTGCGCCTTCGAGATTGGGCTTTATGCCCTTGGCCTGCACAACTTTGTTTCTCCCAACTGGCTCTCACGTACTTATTCTTCCCACGTTTCCTGGATTACAGGTAAATCATTTGACCTGACTTGGGTATGGGAGGGGGATTAATTGGTGGGGATAAGACCCTTATCTTTGTGGGGTTACTGATCTGATAAAAAGACATTATTCTCACACCCCAGTGGTGCCCACACTAACCCAACTctgcccttctctcctttcccctaAGGCCAGGCCATGGAGATAGGCAGCGCAGCCCTGACTATACTGGTAGAATGCTGGGATGGGCACCTGACACCCCCTGAGGTTGCATCCCTGGCTGACAGGGCATCACGGGCAAGAGACTCCAATATGGTGAGGGCGGCAGCAGAGCTGGCCCTGAGCTGCCTGCCTCACGCCCATGCATTGAACCCTAATGAGATCCAGCGGGCCCTGGTGCAGTGCAAGGAACAGGTATTTCTACGGGCAATCTGGGAACCTCTTCTGGGGCATCTGGGCAGGGAGGTTGGGCATGGGAAAGCTAAGGGCCCAGCTCTTGATTCCCGTATCCTGGAGTTTACAGATGATTGTTGGTCCTCTCATGGCAACATTTTACCCATTAATGTGCTTTCACACCCATCTTTCCTTTACCTTACAACTCAAAGGTtaggtttatttctattttacagataaggaaatggaggccTACGGTTTAGGGACCAAGATGATCACTCAGGATAGAAAACTTAGGGAAGGCCTCATACATCTAAGACTTGAATGGGAGGGGGCTGTTAAATTAGTTTGGAACTGGGACTATAACCTGGGTCTTGACTCATTTTGGTCAGTATTTACTCAGTGTGTGAAGCACTCACTGCTCTGATAATGGACTCTAAGCATTGACACTGACCTCTGATGATTCCCTGGGAATGAGACAGCTCTGAGGGAGACATTGGAATCTCATCTAACACCTTCCATGTGGTAAAGGCCTTTCCCCCTTAACACTCTGTGCCCCTCTCTTCCAGGACAACCTGATGTTGGAGAAGGCCTGCATGGCAGTGGAAGAGGCAGCTAAGGGTGGGGGCGTGTACCCTGAAGTGTTGTTTGAGGTTGCTCACCAGTGGTTCTGGCTGTATGAGCAAACTGCAGGTGGCTCATCCACAGCCCGTGAAGGGGCTACAAGCTGTAGTGCCAGTGGGATCAGGGCAGGTGGGGAAGCTGGGCGGGGTATGCCTGAGGGTAGAGGGGGCCCAGGGACTGAGCCGGTTACAGTGGCAGCGGCAGCAGTGACAGCAGCAGCCACAGTGGTGCCCGTCATATCGGTGGGGTCTAGTTTATACCCGGGTCCAGGACTGGGGCATGGCCACTCCCCTGGCCTGCACCCCTACACTGCTCTACAGCCCCACCTGCCCTGTAGCCCTCAGTATCTCACTCACCCAGCTCACCCTGCCCACCCCATGCCTCACATGCCCCGGCCTGCCGTCTTCCCTGTGCCCAGCTCTGCATACCCACAGGTGAGACCAGTGTTCTGCTGGGGGGTAAGGCATGGGAAAATACTGGGAATTCATAGGGGGTTGGAGTGGGTACTCTGGGAGTATAATTGGTCAGTCGGAGAGTCCTGGTGAGGTGGTGGGAGTCTGGGGGACCCAGCCcaactaaaataagaaatgacggccgggcatggtggctcatgcctgtaatcccagcactttgagaggccgatgtgggtggatcacttgaggtcaggagttcgagaccagcctggccaacatggggaaaccccgtctctactaaaaattagctgagtgcacgcctgtaatcccagcttcttgggaggctgagatgggaatcacttgaacctgggaggcagaggttgcagtgagccgatatcgtgccactgcactccagcctggaggacagagcgagactctatctcaaaaaaaacatgtCAGGATAGCAGCTTGTGGGGGTGAAGCACGACAGCAACATCCTAATCAAGTTTGGCAtcttcccctttcttctccctgCCCCTAGGGTGTGCATCCTGCATTCCTAGGGGCTCAGTACCCTTATTCAGTGACTCCTCCCTCACTTGCTGCCACTGCTGTGTCTTTCCCCGTTCCTTCCATGGCACCCATCACAGTACATCCCTACCACACAGAGCCAGGGCTTCCACTGCCCACCAGTGTGGCCTGTGAGTTGTGGGGCCAGGGAACAGGTGAATGGAGGGGAGGCACACTgggcaggggaggtggggagggaatgttctttgtctctctttgggCTCTGAGTTCCTCACATGGCTCTCACCCCACTTAGTGAGCAGTGTCCATCCAGCATCCACGTTTCCAGCCATCCAAGGTGCCTCACTGCCTGCCCTGACCACACAGCCCAGCCCTCTGGTGAGCGGAGGTTTTCCACCGCCCGAGGAGGAGACACACAGTCAGCCAGTCAATCCCCACAGCCTGCACCACCTGCATGCTGCCTACCGTGTCGGTGAGAGGACATCCCTTTCTGTGCTCCTACCTGCAGTTGTGCCAGTGGCTCTTCAGAGGACCCTTCCTCTAGCTCTTCATTTGTTTACTGTGGGGTCAGGTGACAGGTTGGGGTAAAGGGTGAAGAGGATACACCGTACCATGTGCCCACCCTTATCTATCTCCCAGGAATGCTGGCACTGGAGATGCTGGGTCGCCGGGCACACAACGATCACCCCAACAACTTCTCCCGCTCCCCCCCCTACACTGATGATGTCAAATGGTTGCTGGGGCTGGCAGCAAAGCTGGGTAACACCTCCCCTCCCTAGGACCATTGCCCCCCCCCCACCTGCTCTCCCCACCTTCCTTATCCCAGACCTCCTTCCTAGCTCTTGCTCAGAGTTGAGGCCTTGGTCGGGTATGTGTGCGTGCGCGGGGGGCGGAGGGTTACCTCAGCtcctggggtggagggaggctCTCTGCCAGGCCAGAGCTGAGATCTGTAAGTTGGGTCCCTAGGGCAGAGGTGGCCACCCCCGTCTcatgcccctccccctgccccccaggaGTGAACTACGTGCACCAGTTCTGTGTGGGGGCAGCCAAGGGGGTGCTGAGCCCGTTTGTGCTGCAGGAGATCGTCATGGAGACGCTGCAGCGGCTGAGTCCCGCTCATGCCCACAACCACCTGCGTGCCCCGGCCTTCCACCAACTGGTGCAGCGCTGCCAGCAGGCATACATGCAGGTGACAACCTAGAATTATGGAGCAGGGTGGAGCACTTCCTGGGTGGTCTTGGACCAGAGGGAGGCAGGGCCTGTTTCTGTGCTTTGTACTAAGGCTCATCCTGCACACATCCTCCTCCAGTACATCCACCACCGCTTGATTCACCTGACTCCTGCGGACTACGACGACTTTGTGAATGCGATCCGGAGTGCCCGCAGCGCCTTCTGCCTGACGCCCATGGGCATGATGCAGTTCAACGACATCCTACAGAACCTCAAGCGCAGCAAACAGACCAAGGAGCTGTGGCAGCGGGTCTCACTCgagatggccaccttctccccCTGAGTCTTTCACCCTTAGGGTCCTATACAGGGACCCAGGCCTGTGGCTATGGGGGCCCCTCACACAGGGGGAGTGAAACTTGGCTGGACAGATCATCCTCACTCAGTTCCCTGGTAGCACAGACTGACAGCTGCTCTTGGGCTATAGCTTGGGGCCAAGATGTCTCACACCCTAGAAGCCTAGGGCTGGGGGAGACAGCCCTGTCTGGGAGGGGGCGTTGGGTGGCCTCTGGTATTTATTtggcatttataaatatataaactccTTTTTTACTCTAGTCGACCTGGGCCTTTCCCTTCTTTCCAAATTCCATGTGCAGATGAACCTTCAACTGGGGAGGAAACTTCTGACACTTGCTTTAGTCTAGGTTTTTCCCACTCCAGGGAGgcagacaaaacagaaaaataaggatGTTTATTAAG is a genomic window containing:
- the ZSWIM8 gene encoding zinc finger SWIM domain-containing protein 8 isoform X1, encoding MELMFAEWEDGERFSFEDSDRFEEDSLCSFISEAESLCQNWRGWRKQSAGPNSPTGGGGGGGSGGTRMRDGLVIPLVELSAKQVAFHIPFEVVEKVYPPVPEQLQLRIAFWSFPENEEDIRLYSCLANGSADEFQRGDQLFRMRAVKDPLQIGFHLSATVVPPQMVPPKGAYNVAVMFDRCRVTSCSCTCGAGAKWCTHVVALCLFRIHNASAVCLRAPVSESLSRLQRDQLQKFAQYLISELPQQILPTAQRLLDELLSSQSTAINTVCGAPDPTAGPSASDQSTWYLDESTLTDNIKKTLHKFCGPSPVVFSDVNSMYLSSTEPPAAAEWACLLRPLRGREPEGVWNLLSIVREMFKRRDSNAAPLLEILTDQCLTYEQITGWWYSVRTSASHSSASGHTGRSNGQSEVAAHACASMCDEMVTLWRLAVLDPALSPQRRRELCTQLRQWQLKVIENVKRGQHKKTLERLFPGFRPAVEACYFNWEEAYPLPGVTYSGTDRKLALCWARALPSRPGASRSGGLEESRDRPRPLPTEPAVRPKEPGTKRKGLGEGVPSSQRGPRRLSAEGGDKALHKMGPGGGKAKALGGAGSGSKGSAGGGSKRRLSSEDSSLEPDLAEMSLDDSSLALGAEASTFGGFPESPPPCPLHGGSRGPSTFLPEPPDTYEEDGGVYFSEGPEPPTASVGPPGLLPGDVCTQDDLPSTDESGNGLPKTKEAAPAVGEEDDDYQAYYLNAQDGAGGEEEKAEGGAGEEHDLFAGLKPLEQESRMEVLFACAEALHAHGYSSEASRLTVELAQDLLANPPDLKVEPPPAKGKKNKVSTSRQTWVATNTLSKAAFLLTVLSERPEHHNLAFRVGMFALELQRPPASTKALEVKLAYQESEVAALLKKIPLGPSEMSTMRCRAEELREGTLCDYRPVLPLMLASFIFDVLCAPVVSPTGSRPPSRNWNSETPGDEELGFEAAVAALGMKTTVSEAEHPLLCEGTRREKGDLALALMITYKDDQAKLKKILDKLLDRESQTHKPQTLSSFYSSSRPTTASQRSPSKHGGPSAPGALQPLTSGSAGPAQPGSVAGAGPGPTEGFTEKNVPESSPHSPCEGLPSEAALTPRPEGKVPSRLALGSRGGYNGRGWGSPGRPKKKHTGMASIDSSAPETTSDSSPTLSRRPLRGGWAPTSWGRGQDSDSISSSSSDSLGSSSSSGSRRASASGGARAKTVEVGRYKGRRPESHAPHVPNQPSEAAAHFYFELAKTVLIKAGGNSSTSIFTHPSSSGGHQGPHRNLHLCAFEIGLYALGLHNFVSPNWLSRTYSSHVSWITGQAMEIGSAALTILVECWDGHLTPPEVASLADRASRARDSNMVRAAAELALSCLPHAHALNPNEIQRALVQCKEQDNLMLEKACMAVEEAAKGGGVYPEVLFEVAHQWFWLYEQTAGGSSTAREGATSCSASGIRAGGEAGRGMPEGRGGPGTEPVTVAAAAVTAAATVVPVISVGSSLYPGPGLGHGHSPGLHPYTALQPHLPCSPQYLTHPAHPAHPMPHMPRPAVFPVPSSAYPQGVHPAFLGAQYPYSVTPPSLAATAVSFPVPSMAPITVHPYHTEPGLPLPTSVACELWGQGTVSSVHPASTFPAIQGASLPALTTQPSPLVSGGFPPPEEETHSQPVNPHSLHHLHAAYRVGMLALEMLGRRAHNDHPNNFSRSPPYTDDVKWLLGLAAKLGDRHGDAAAAESRSCPQPPACPGLPPTGAALPAGIHAVHPPPLDSPDSCGLRRLCECDPECPQRLLPDAHGHDAVQRHPTEPQAQQTDQGAVAAGLTRDGHLLPLSLSPLGSYTGTQACGYGGPSHRGSETWLDRSSSLSSLVAQTDSCSWAIAWGQDVSHPRSLGLGETALSGRGRWVASGIYLAFINI
- the ZSWIM8 gene encoding zinc finger SWIM domain-containing protein 8 isoform X10; translated protein: MELMFAEWEDGERFSFEDSDRFEEDSLCSFISEAESLCQNWRGWRKQSAGPNSPTGGGGGGGSGGTRMRDGLVIPLVELSAKQVAFHIPFEVVEKVYPPVPEQLQLRIAFWSFPENEEDIRLYSCLANGSADEFQRGDQLFRMRAVKDPLQIGFHLSATVVPPQMVPPKGAYNVAVMFDRCRVTSCSCTCGAGAKWCTHVVALCLFRIHNASAVCLRAPVSESLSRLQRDQLQKFAQYLISELPQQILPTAQRLLDELLSSQSTAINTVCGAPDPTAGPSASDQSTWYLDESTLTDNIKKTLHKFCGPSPVVFSDVNSMYLSSTEPPAAAEWACLLRPLRGREPEGVWNLLSIVREMFKRRDSNAAPLLEILTDQCLTYEQITGWWYSVRTSASHSSASGHTGRSNGQSEVAAHACASMCDEMVTLWRLAVLDPALSPQRRRELCTQLRQWQLKVIENVKRGQHKKTLERLFPGFRPAVEACYFNWEEAYPLPGVTYSGTDRKLALCWARALPSRPGASRSGGLEESRDRPRPLPTEPAVRPKEPGTKRKGLGEGVPSSQRGPRRLSAEGGDKALHKMGPGGGKAKALGGAGSGSKGSAGGGSKRRLSSEDSSLEPDLAEMSLDDSSLALGAEASTFGGFPESPPPCPLHGGSRGPSTFLPEPPDTYEEDGGVYFSEGPEPPTASVGPPGLLPGDVCTQDDLPSTDESGNGLPKTKEAAPAVGEEDDDYQAYYLNAQDGAGGEEEKAEGGAGEEHDLFAGLKPLEQESRMEVLFACAEALHAHGYSSEASRLTVELAQDLLANPPDLKGKKNKVSTSRQTWVATNTLSKAAFLLTVLSERPEHHNLAFRVGMFALELQRPPASTKALEVKLAYQESEVAALLKKIPLGPSEMSTMRCRAEELREGTLCDYRPVLPLMLASFIFDVLCAPVVSPTGSRPPSRNWNSETPGDEELGFEAAVAALGMKTTVSEAEHPLLCEGTRREKGDLALALMITYKDDQAKLKKILDKLLDRESQTHKPQTLSSFYSSSRPTTASQRSPSKHGGPSAPGALQPLTSGSAGPAQPGSVAGAGPGPTEGFTEKNVPESSPHSPCEGLPSEAALTPRPEGKVPSRLALGSRGGYNGRGWGSPGRPKKKHTGMASIDSSAPETTSDSSPTLSRRPLRGGWAPTSWGRGQDSDSISSSSSDSLGSSSSSGSRRASASGGARAKTVEVGRYKGRRPESHAPHVPNQPSEAAAHFYFELAKTVLIKAGGNSSTSIFTHPSSSGGHQGPHRNLHLCAFEIGLYALGLHNFVSPNWLSRTYSSHVSWITGQAMEIGSAALTILVECWDGHLTPPEVASLADRASRARDSNMVRAAAELALSCLPHAHALNPNEIQRALVQCKEQDNLMLEKACMAVEEAAKGGGVYPEVLFEVAHQWFWLYEQTAGGSSTAREGATSCSASGIRAGGEAGRGMPEGRGGPGTEPVTVAAAAVTAAATVVPVISVGSSLYPGPGLGHGHSPGLHPYTALQPHLPCSPQYLTHPAHPAHPMPHMPRPAVFPVPSSAYPQGVHPAFLGAQYPYSVTPPSLAATAVSFPVPSMAPITVHPYHTEPGLPLPTSVACELWGQGTVSSVHPASTFPAIQGASLPALTTQPSPLVSGGFPPPEEETHSQPVNPHSLHHLHAAYRVGMLALEMLGRRAHNDHPNNFSRSPPYTDDVKWLLGLAAKLGVNYVHQFCVGAAKGVLSPFVLQEIVMETLQRLSPAHAHNHLRAPAFHQLVQRCQQAYMQYIHHRLIHLTPADYDDFVNAIRSARSAFCLTPMGMMQFNDILQNLKRSKQTKELWQRVSLEMATFSP